GCAGTCCAACACGCAGCTATCTTATGTTCTACTGAGTCTCCGTTTTCTAGTCCGGCACGAAGCTATCTTATGTATGTGtaatgatatcactcaaattacgcTAAGGAGTgactttactctctcaaataaaaggttcagttgtagtacttagggatcgaatccacaaggagcgagggcacacaatagatctaAAGCAATcaatgattaagctaggcagtaaattataaagcagtaaataactCAGAACTAGCAGATTGATTGGTTGGTTTGTTtgtaaaaattaagagaaaagagctagatctagggttcagATAATCATGATTATAGAGATACAGGATGCCTAAGGTATGCAGATGACAATCCTATAACTCGATGTCTAATGCATAAGATGCCCAGCTTTCGCTGCGAATCAAATCTGTTGGCTAAGTCCAATATCTTAGTCGTCACCTATTAATACAGattgagcgtcgatcgatgatgtTGAGTTAGCGTTGATCGATGCTACCTTAGACAAGCTTTAACGAGCTGATCGATTTGTTCATTgtcgcttgtttctagcaatcctagctcaagagAATCTATTATGGTGCAGAACCTACCGTCAAGTTGTCCACAATCTTAATATCAAGGTCATAGTTAGCTACActagaacacatgcattaataGCAATTCTTTGAATGTTGTTTAATTATTACCTTAGAAATTCAATAGTTTTGGTTAATCCTTCATAACCCtaataaaaccctaaatctaacaagtgaattactcagacatagcaaagctaAACATAGCAAATATCTGAAGAAACTGCATAAATATAATAAGGTAGAAAAAATGGATTTTCAATACAAAGCTTTGAAGGaatcttggatcttctctccaaactgctaaaaatcttaaaaacctCATGTTGTGaatcaatgaaaataaaaaagcgTGTGTTGCCCAACACAatggcagagcacataaatattaggttaaaatcgGCCAGGGTAGTTTTGTAAATATGTGGAACTTGGGATTTAAGTAGATCATGAACAAGTGGCCCGCTTTTGCGGTTCGTTGTCGATTGATGACAAGTGATATTTGTTAATCGACGGTTGACTATGAATACTATCTCTGGCTGGTCCCAAGAACAGCTATGAACTTcaaaatgctccataatcaccACATTGTTCCATAACGTATCTAAacttgtaaatactctaaaaaaacttcaaaacataatatatagattctaacactacaagaaaacgtgtccataacaacgaagatttacgacgaaaatatttcgtcgtaaatatacatggtgtttacaacgcagttacgaggaatccaactttcgtcgtaaacgccatgtaaatttacgacgaatagtgttcgtcgtaaaatccatgtaagtttacgacgaatgtacgtggaatgagaaatacgtcgtaatcattacatcgacattacaacgaaacatgttaccgttatatttaggtgaaaacgtgtattcaatgtgctttaacttacctaatttcgtcgtaaagtcattgtaaatattatgttaaaaccatgtaaaatccatgtaaaatattccttgtaaaatcgttgttatatttaaaCTACCCAACtcaaaaatttctctatatatatgtcatttcccacaactctcttcctcacaacacacaaacggaaaaaaaaaatccgaaaaaaatcagaaaaaaaaagatttcaaaaaaaaaatctaagaaaaaaatggccggtggcggtagtatttacgagttacagagttggatgtatttgcaaaaagattccgacgggagggtgacgaacgcatttctgagcgggctagagacattcatgcaccaggcgggctgtacaccgatcacacaggaaagcggtaagatgttctgcccctgtcggaaatgcaagaattcaaaatttgcacgtagtgaaactgtatggaagcatttagtaaacaaatgatttacaccacagtactacatttggtatcaacatggagagggttatgggggaaatgaagctagtagtagtaataataattttgaggatggtcatcatagtgaagaaccgaatcatttgcataatgaatataattatcatcaagatcatgagcagatggtagatcatgatagggttcaagatatgattagtgatgcatttttagaaacaactacaacaatagctgatggaactggaaatgtagaagaacctaatttggatgcaaaaaggttttatgaaatgctagatgctgcaaatcaaccaatctacactggttgtagagaaggtctctctaaattgtctctagcagctaggatgatgaatattaaaacggatcataatttacctgagaattgcatggatgcatgggcggagctgtttaaagagtatttgccagaagacaacgtgtctgctgaatcttattatgagattcagaaattggtttatagtcttgggttgccttcggagatgattgatgtttgcatcgacaactgcatgatctactggaaagaagatgacaagttagaagagtgtcgattctgcaaaaaaccacgattcaaaccgcaaggccgtgggaggaatagggtaccgtaccaaaggatgtggtacctaccaattacagacagattgaaatgattatatcaatctgagaggactgctgcgtcgatgaggtggcatgcggaacatgtccagagagatggtgaggttgcacatccatcagacgcaagagcgtggaaacatttcaacaaggtacacgcagattttgctacaaatattcggaatgtctatcttgggttatgcaccgatggatttagtccatttggaatgtctggtagacaatattctttgtggccagtcattcttacgccgtacaatttaccgccggatatgtgcatggaacaagaatttctatttttgaccatatcaatccctgggccgaagcatccaaaacggtctcttgatgtttttcttcaaccgttgatagaagagctaaagcaattgtggtcagaaggggtgaggacgtacgattgttccttgaaaaactattttacgatgcgagcagttctgctatggacgataagtgattttcttgcttatgggatgttgtctggctggacaacacatggaagattatcttgtccatattgtcttggatcgacggatgcttttcaactgaagtatggtaggaagagttgttggtttgattgtcatcgtcgctttcttccacttgcccatccgtacagaagaaataagacattgtttcggcacaaaaaaattgtcagagacggtcctcctccatatctcaccggccagcagatcgaagcagacattgattattacggagctcaggaaaaagttaaagttggaggaaattggcatgttcctggaaatatgcctgatgggtatggtgtgtctcacaattggcataagaagagtatattttgggagctaccctattggaaggatcttctcttacgccacaatctggatgtcatgcatattgagaagaacttttttgagaacatcctgaatacattacttaacgtccctgggaagacaaaagataacaaaaagtcaaggatggacttacctgatatttgctcaagaagtgagttacgaaagaagtatggtgttCATGTGAaaaggataaacatagtgcccacacttatattctgctcaacttcgaggatgcagtgacccgttactttgaaaggtaaatatttttgtgaatgttaattatatgaattgaagttaattatgtatgacttgattatttgtttaatttgcagcatgtttgtatctcaagttgaagaagcaataccaggaatatctgcaactgatgtggacacacgtaaagataagcactttttcaagtggttaaaatcacaggtacgtaatatatctcatacattgattaattaagtaagtgttttgatacttcaatattaattaagaataactgttttttgcaggttgattatgacgatccttattatcccgtatggtttcacgaattggttcaaggtccagttgcaaaggtcaccacatcacctatgtatttcacatgaggatttacctttcacacatacgagtatgggagacatcgggcaacgagtaactacggaatatgtgtgaaaggtgaaacggacttttacgggatcttgcaggagattattgaagtggaatttccggggttattgaagctaaaatgcgtcctctacaaatgtgaatggttcgatcctgttgtgaactgagggattcggtataacaaatttggtgttgtggatgtcaattttgggagaagatacaacaaatttgagcctttcattttagcttcacaagccgagcaagttagcttccttccttgtcctcggcttcgaacttctgggataaactggttagctgctatcaaaattacacctcgtggacgcattgtcgctggagaagaaccgcccttgcaagaagaagacgctatcaatgaagttgaggtaccagaacaaccaactgatgaaatccttttgatcgacccgcaaaactttcaatatgaagatattcccgaagatgcgacagatgaagcacgtgaagacgagttcgagagaagcgacgataatgattgtaatgatagtgatgagaacgaaaacgatttagagtgatgtaatatatgtaacaaatgttgtatttctctattgtaacgtatgtttaaagaaatattgttttttttaccatcttaatgtatgtgtaacaaatgttgttttatataatatgtatttctttagtttttaaaaaattatttggagttttagggttttagagtttaagttggagaaagagaacgaagtagtagagaagagatatgatgttagatgatatgtgactttggggtttagggatttcattctcggtgtttagggttaagcgttgtaaaatcgtcgtaaatggttatctattccacgtaatttcgtcgtaaatagaaaaatgagggcctggtaacttcgtcgtaaacgcaggccttgtaaattcgtcgtaaaccgacgtttcgacgtaatttcgtcgtaaatcaaAAAatgcgggcctggtaacttcgtcgtaatattatgtcgcgtttacgacgaattcttttctatatattgagacgccgagacgaggcttcctcgttcattcctcccaaactcctctcctctccctctaaggtacactctctttcctcctttttattttttttttaagttactttaggttattaattagttaggtaattagtttaggtgattagttagataattagtttaggtgattagttagatgacggaatactatagtttaggtgattagttaggtaacagaataatttttttaattatgtcgtcataattgattaatgTTTTGaataaagaagagaagacaagagaagagaggaattGGTGTGTCTTATTCCATGAATAATGAATCTTTATATAGGGATACAATATGAGGGTTTAACTTGGAGACCAAGTACAAGTAAATCTTGGTGAACAAGACTTTCTATAATTGACATCACAATAAATATAACACTTCCCTTTGATGTCTATTATGCGCGTATGATactgcctcgttaaaaaccttaccaggaaaacccagtgggaaaaaccatggttaagggaaaaagagtgcagCGCGCAATTACTTCCCCTCATGTATACTAACGTCAAGATCCTTGAGACGACGTAATCCAATAAGATGAACCAACTTCTTGAAAGTAGAAGTGGGTAGCGCCTTGGTGAATAGGTCAGCTAAATTGTCACTTGAACGAACTTGAACGACACGAACATCGCCATTCTTCTGTAGATCATGGGTGAAAAAGAATTTCGGTAGAATGTGCTTTGTCCTGTCTCCTTTGATGTAAccatctttgagttgagcgATACATGCAGCATTATCCTCATACATGACTGTTGGGGATTCTTTCCCTGTAGATAGACAACAATCTTCTCGTATATGTTGAATGACGGATCTTAACCATACACACTCGCGACTAGCTTCATGAATGGCTAAAATCTCTGCGTGGTTGGAAGAAGTAGCAGCAATTGTTTGCTTCAtcgaacgccaagatatagcagttcCACCACAAGTAAACACATATCTTGTTTGTGATCTAGCATTGTGGGGATCAGACATGTATCcagcatctgcaaaaccaatcaaATCTTCTGTGGATGGGTTAGGAAAGAATATTCCCATGTCTTTCGTACCTTGGAGGTATCGGAGTATATGTTTTATCCCATTCCAATGCCTACGAGTTGGGCATGAACTAAACCTTGCCAGTAGATTCActgcaaatgatatatcaggtcttgtatgACTGGCAAGGTACATTAATGCCCCTATAGCACTTAAGTATGATACTTCAGGACCAAGAACTTCTTCATTCTTCTCTCTAGGGCGGAAGGAATCTTTATTCACATCGAGTGATCTTACCACCATTGGACTACTCAAAGGATGTGCTTGATCCATAGAAAATCGTTTAGCAACTTTTTCTATGTAAGTTTCTTGATGCACTAAGATTCCATTCTTAAGGTGCTCAATTTGTAGTCCCAaacaaaatcttgtttttccaagatctttcatctcaaattctttctTCAAGTAATCCATTGTAATTGAAATCTCTTCAGGAGTTCCAATCtttttataaagatacatagaCTGATAGGATCGTTTTTATAGCCTTCTTTCAACAAGTACTCACTTAggcgattataccacatacgtctgattgtttcagtccataaCGAGATCGATTTAACTTTATGCTATAACTTTCTCGAGAATTAGAATTTACTACTTCTGGCAGTTTAAATCCTTCAGGGACTTTCATGTAAATGTCAGTATCTAGTGGGCCATATAAGTAAGCTGTGACTACATCCATTAAGCGTAAATCAAGTCCTTCCTTTATCGCCAGACTGATAAGGAACCTGaatgtagtagcatccaccacaggagAGTATGTCTCttcataatcaattcctggtATTTGTGAAAATCCTTGAGCAACTAaacgtgctttgtatctcacaaTCTCACCATTTTCATTCCTTTTTCGCACAAAACCCCATTTATATCCCACTGGTTTTACACCTTTAGGTGTACGGACTACAGGTCCAAACACTGCTCTCTTTGCAAGAGATTTTAATTCAGCATCtattgcttctttccattttgGCCAATCACTTCTTCGTGTACACTCTTCAATAGATTTTGGTTCATGACCCTCATCCATAAGATCAACTGCTATATTGTATGCAaaaatatcatcgacgtcgatTTGCTTTCGGTTCCATTTCATTCCAGACATGACATAGTTAGTTGAGATCTCTTCATTatcaggtacctgaatttctttttgtttcatgttcTCTTCTGGAGATTTTTCATTTGTAGTAATTACCTCGGTTTCATTATTGCCAATTTCTGCTCCTTTTCTTTTTCGAggatttttatctttagaaccgataggtctaccacgcttcatgCGTGTTTTAGACTCATTAGCAGGTTGATTTTGTCCTTCTTGGACATTCATTCTAActggagcatttacagctggaATATGTGACACAGTCACTCTTTTTGGGTTAGTAAATGCATCTGGCAACTGGTTTGCTAAGCTTTgtaaatgaattatcttttggacttctaggTCACATTCTTTAGTTCGAGAATCAAGATAAGATAATGATAATTCATTCCAATTATTATCCTTTCCCAActgtttcttctcttcccctAATGTTGGAAAAACAGACTCATTAAAATGACAGTCTGTGAATCGGGCCTTAGATAAATCCCCTGTGGATGGCTCTATCCCCTGTGGATGGCTCTAAGTATTTaattattgatggagaatcatatccaacatatattcctaACCTTCTTTGAGGTCCCATTTTAGATCGCTGTGGTGGAGCAATCGGAACATATACTGCACATCCAAATATCTTAAGATGGGAAATATTGGGCTCATGACCCATAATCAATTGTGATGGGGAGAATTGATGATTACTCGTTGGCCTTATGCGAATTAACGCTGCTGCATGTAATATAGCATGCCCCCATGCAGAGACTGGGAGTTTTGATTtcataagcaatggtctagcAATCAACTGAAGACGTTTAATTAACGATTCAGCTAAACCATTTTGTGTGTGAACATGTGCTACAGGATGTTCAACACTTATCCCAATAGACAtgcaataatcattaaaagcctGGGACATGaattcaccagcattgtctaggcGAATTGCCTTAAggggaaaatctggaaaatgtgcTCGTAATTTGATCAATTGAGCAAGCAGTCTCGCAAACGCCAGGTTGCGAGTTGATAACAAagaaacatgtgaccatcttgtTGATGCGTCAATTAGAACCATAAAATATCTAAAGGTTCCACATGGTGGGTGAATCGGCCCACAAATGTCTCCTTGAATACGTTCCAGAAAGTTTATTGATTCATGAATTATCTTGGCTGGTGAAGGCCTTATAATCAATTTGCCTTGAGAACAAGCAGCACATGAATAATCATTAggaagaatcttctggttcttcAGTGGATGCCCACATGAATTTGTGATTATCTTTCGCATCATTGTTGAACCGGGATGACCTAACCGGTTATGCCAAACAGTAATATTTTCAGTAAACTTCTGGTTTACTATGGCATTTGCCTCAATTGCACTAATCTTAGTGTAATATAATCCAGTGGAGAATGTTGGTAGTCTTTCTACTACTTTCTTAGAGCCATGAATAATACTTGTAATGTGAAGAAATTCAATATTTCCTTCATTCCTAGTCTCAATATGATATCAATTTCTGcaaatatctttaaaacttaGTAAGTTTCTTTGAGACTTAGGGGAATACAATGCATCAACAATTTCAAGTTGTGCTCCCATAGGAAGTATTATGTTTGCTCTTCCAGAGCCTTCAATTATCTTTGCACTACCTGTTATAGTGCTCACACTTGcttctctatttattaaatgagaaaagtatttcttatttttcagaATTGTGTGACTAGTTGCACTGTCTACTAAGCATAAATCTCCACCATCCATTTctcttcaaataaataaataaaataaattataatctcatataaaataataaaataggttAAATTCATTAATGCAAAAGAAACAACATCTTAGTAAATAAAAACCAAAGCCAATAACTAAAAGCCAAATGATTAAAAGccaataaataaactaaaacaaagcATCTCTTAAATAGTTATTGCTCAATCACTTTTTCTCTTCATCAACGAGAAAATCGGAAAGGTCAAGGTGAGTGGCAtcaccaaaatcaaaatcatccTCTCCACCTTCGTACACCATGTTTGTGTCCACAtactttctcttttgttttactGACTGTTGATACAAGGCAACAAGATGTTTTGGTGTACGGCACGTACGAGCCCAATGGTCTTTACTTCCACATCGGTagcattcattttcttgtttgtcACCATCTTTCTTTTCCCACTTCTGGTGAGAGTTAGAGTTCTTAAAAGAAACTCCCCGGACTCGAATTTGACCATATCCACGTCCACGTGTATCTCTACGACCATGTCCACGAACACGGCCACGACCACGACCACGAGTGTAGCCATTTCCGCGGCCAGTGTTGTTCTGTTCAGTCACATTCGCTTCAGGGAATGGAGCATAACCAGTTGGACGTAGTCCATGATTTTTCATCAAAAgctcattgttctgctcagccaCAAGGAGACCAGATATAAGTTGGGAATACTTCTAGAATCCATTTTCACGGTATTGTGTCTGCAAGACAACATTATTTGCATGAAAAGTAGAGAATGTCTTCTCTAACTTATCAGCTTCCGTGATTTTCTCCCCACATAACTCCAACTTGGAAGTAATTTTGAACAAGGCCGAGTTGTAATCACTTACAGACTTAAAGTCTTGTAATCTCAGATGTGCCCATTCATAACGAGCTTTAGGTAAAATCAcagttttctggtgatcatacCTTTCCTTTAAATCGTTCCAAAGGACTTGTGGATCTTTCACCGTCAAATACTCATTTTTGAGATCTCCATGGAGGTGATGACGAAGGAATATCATAGCCTTTGCTTTATCTTGATTTCCGGCTTGATTTCCTTCTAGGATTGTACCTTCAAGTCCCTTTGCACTAAGAGAAAATTCGGCATCTAATGCCCAAGCCAAATAGTTGTTTCCAGTGATATCAAGAACTTCAAATTCAAGACTAGAAATTTTCGACATAGCTcactgaaataataaaatagtaatcaaattcttataaataaaataagtaaaaatgaaatcatccttattaaaaagtaaataagcTCTATATGCATATATTTACGTACAAAATGTATAAGgcaatatcaatattttataatcaatgCATAACGTTTCTcacaagtaaaaataaaaaattaattaattaataatcgTAGCTCCACAAAACTAAACGTGTTACCAAACTATCAATCTACACGGCAAGGCAATAATGAGTTAACAATCTACATTGTATTAGTGTGCTAAAATAAACTCGTGTCATGTTGATCAATTCGAGCGAAGCATATCTATATGTTAAAGAACAATATTATGGGATGCAGccataaaaacaatattaataaaaatatggtATGCAGCCGTAAAGTCAAAACTATGAAATATTCATTTGTGAATGCTATCAATAATTATATGCAGCCGTAATTTTCTAAGATCAATGCagctgttaaaaaaaaaaacaatcgatTCACACATGTGGGCTATATCTAATAtgtctaatcaaataaaaacatgtGAGGAAAGAAAATAGCTAGCATGTATAAGAATTAAAATCAATGTGTACAAGCGATGTGATTAACTACTATGATTTAAAGGCATTGGTAGTTCACATGTTTAATAATAAACCATGGATCTAGAGCCGTATTcaatttaataataaaccaTGGATCTAGAGCCGTattcaattaataataaacgAGTATTAAGCCATATAAAAGAAGCAATAGCGTATGGTTACTCGTGATTCGGTTCATAACGTCGATACGATCTCAACGAGATTCAATGATTTTCATTCCTTGAAAACAAGGTCGAATCAATATGGTCgactaaaaacttataaactcAATCAATCAAGTATGAACTATGAATCCATTCTTACAAGCCATGAATTGATAATAAGCATGATTTGAAAAAGGATTGAAcagaaactaaaaatataacataataagAATCTATACCTATTAGCTCAAGACcgttagagtttcgtgctgataacgtgttttgaataaagaagagaagacaagagaagagaggaattTGTGTGTCTTATTCCATGAATAaagaactct
This region of Brassica napus cultivar Da-Ae chromosome C5, Da-Ae, whole genome shotgun sequence genomic DNA includes:
- the LOC106359156 gene encoding uncharacterized protein LOC106359156; the protein is MSKISSLEFEVLDITGNNYLAWALDAEFSLSAKGLEGTILEGNQAGNQDKAKAMIFLRHHLHGDLKNEYLTVKDPQVLWNDLKERYDHQKTVILPKARYEWAHLRLQDFKSNNELLMKNHGLRPTGYAPFPEANVTEQNNTGRGNGYTRGRGRGRVRGHGRRDTRGRGYGQIRVRGVSFKNSNSHQKWEKKDGDKQENECYRCGSKDHWARTCRTPKHLVALYQQSVKQKRKYVDTNMVYEGGEDDFDFGDATHLDLSDFLVDEEKK